A window of Ureibacillus composti contains these coding sequences:
- a CDS encoding MerR family transcriptional regulator, which yields MSDTADISVISVISDTTIGDDLIYDTTMVSKFLGVQESTLRKYCSLMQKHNYEFNKNSVGHRVFYKKDIEVIKKIVDLKNDGSLTLNQAVKTILDSDIDNIEDITDIEAIPNHDYKKLLDEFSAYKREQMEFNKEQMEFNKTLIEQLQKQEQYIKNSIDDRDSKLMLALKESMESRRQIAAAVTELEEAKKKKKQWWKFWD from the coding sequence ATGTCTGATACAGCAGATATATCGGTTATATCAGTTATATCCGATACAACAATTGGAGATGATTTAATTTATGATACAACAATGGTCAGTAAATTCTTAGGTGTTCAAGAAAGTACACTTAGAAAATATTGTTCTTTAATGCAAAAACATAACTATGAGTTCAACAAGAATTCAGTTGGACATCGAGTTTTTTATAAAAAAGACATCGAAGTTATAAAGAAAATTGTTGATCTTAAAAATGATGGATCATTGACATTAAATCAAGCTGTAAAAACTATTTTAGATTCGGATATTGATAATATTGAAGATATAACAGATATAGAAGCTATACCAAATCATGATTATAAAAAGCTTTTAGATGAATTTTCTGCGTACAAAAGAGAACAGATGGAATTCAACAAAGAACAAATGGAGTTTAATAAAACCCTAATTGAACAACTTCAAAAGCAAGAGCAATATATAAAAAATAGCATTGATGATCGGGATAGTAAGTTAATGCTCGCTTTAAAAGAATCAATGGAATCAAGAAGACAGATTGCTGCGGCTGTTACAGAGCTTGAAGAAGCGAAGAAAAAGAAAAAACAGTGGTGGAAGTTTTGGGATTAA
- a CDS encoding primase C-terminal domain-containing protein, producing the protein MAIFVSTNQLLDVYNTILHEGLTTYKTKYSKASLPARIQAEKADRQNKKGAIFVVRSKSDFTSNGVKGYIVTSKETLLEDAAGLTHFTPNIYRQYNYSDENRRMIRGFEERNLLQINTFVIDIDTKRHSVQDILLACVDESIGAPTLIVESERGYQVYFVLSQPLFISNKNDFRGLTVAKRISDNLKKSLKCVDADPFCNDFGFFRIPKLENIAWLQLDQTYSMAQFIDWSRRQDDENNRPLFVMPSKLTSVSVMRSEWFTKLIQAVDIKGEKGQLGRNNTMFTLALVCFSEGWEKERTFDFLDEYNSKLNYPLPLADIQSLLNSAYSGKYKGASKEYIEALLAQYVEGSTSIPVKLGYKGVWYKFKKDREDRVRSHYEEWEQDIITYISAEKSNSEMFLWHTQKELCEAVGIPQSSLNALLKQSTRLLKTTKGKGRNAKTGWTTISLFIQYVLNKVTELSKSKGLYRIGVQEVVAEWIGELEVIAGYDLLIDYLAKLGGIIPTTTHENKERWSG; encoded by the coding sequence GTGGCTATTTTTGTATCTACTAATCAATTATTAGATGTCTATAATACAATCCTTCATGAAGGTTTAACTACATATAAGACAAAATACTCCAAAGCATCACTTCCTGCACGTATCCAAGCGGAAAAAGCAGATAGACAAAATAAAAAAGGCGCCATCTTTGTTGTGCGCTCCAAATCAGATTTCACATCCAATGGTGTAAAAGGTTACATTGTTACTTCCAAAGAAACGCTATTAGAAGATGCAGCAGGACTCACTCACTTCACGCCAAACATCTACCGCCAATACAACTATTCAGATGAAAATCGTCGCATGATCCGTGGATTCGAAGAAAGGAATCTACTACAAATCAATACATTCGTAATAGATATTGATACAAAACGCCATAGTGTACAGGACATTCTTTTAGCCTGCGTAGATGAAAGCATTGGAGCACCAACTTTAATTGTTGAATCGGAACGTGGTTACCAGGTGTATTTTGTGCTTTCACAGCCTCTATTTATCTCAAACAAAAATGACTTCCGAGGACTTACTGTAGCAAAGCGTATTTCAGACAACTTAAAAAAGAGCCTGAAATGTGTAGATGCAGACCCTTTTTGTAATGATTTTGGGTTTTTCCGTATCCCGAAGCTAGAAAATATCGCATGGCTTCAACTAGATCAAACATACAGCATGGCGCAATTTATCGATTGGTCTCGTCGTCAAGATGACGAAAATAACAGACCTTTATTTGTTATGCCTTCAAAGTTAACAAGTGTTTCTGTGATGCGATCAGAATGGTTTACTAAACTAATTCAAGCAGTTGATATAAAAGGTGAAAAAGGACAACTAGGGCGAAACAATACCATGTTTACGCTCGCTTTAGTGTGCTTTTCTGAAGGGTGGGAAAAGGAACGCACATTTGATTTTCTAGATGAATATAATTCGAAATTAAATTACCCACTACCCCTAGCTGATATTCAAAGTCTATTAAACTCTGCGTATTCTGGAAAATACAAAGGTGCAAGCAAGGAGTATATTGAAGCTTTATTGGCTCAGTATGTAGAAGGTAGCACATCCATTCCAGTCAAACTTGGCTATAAAGGTGTCTGGTACAAGTTCAAAAAAGACCGTGAAGATCGAGTACGTTCTCATTATGAAGAATGGGAACAGGATATCATTACTTACATTTCTGCTGAAAAATCCAACTCAGAAATGTTTCTTTGGCATACACAAAAAGAACTTTGTGAGGCAGTTGGTATCCCACAAAGCTCTTTAAACGCATTATTAAAGCAATCTACTAGGTTATTAAAAACAACAAAAGGCAAAGGCCGTAACGCAAAAACGGGTTGGACAACGATTAGCCTGTTTATTCAGTATGTCTTAAATAAGGTAACAGAGCTTTCAAAAAGCAAAGGGCTGTATCGCATTGGGGTGCAAGAAGTTGTAGCTGAATGGATTGGAGAATTAGAAGTTATAGCAGGCTATGATTTATTGATAGATTACTTGGCTAAATTAGGGGGCATTATCCCAACAACTACCCATGAAAATAAAGAAAGATGGTCTGGTTAA
- a CDS encoding DUF5388 domain-containing protein — MSNLLNNKAKKKLLDRGPKITPTQEFKLTDTEETNVQPELFETELLKTANVQKKKTKQSITSVRVTKATRNKLNALVQLGRAESVDILIDILIDEYVDTNLAKEEKKTYEIILQVLHNKERS; from the coding sequence TTGAGCAACTTATTAAATAATAAGGCCAAGAAAAAGTTATTGGACCGTGGACCAAAAATTACACCTACTCAAGAGTTTAAACTTACTGACACTGAAGAAACAAATGTACAACCGGAACTATTTGAGACTGAACTACTGAAAACGGCAAATGTACAAAAAAAGAAAACAAAACAATCTATTACAAGTGTTCGTGTAACAAAAGCAACTCGTAATAAACTGAATGCTCTAGTTCAACTAGGTAGAGCTGAAAGTGTAGATATACTAATAGATATTTTGATAGATGAGTATGTAGATACTAATCTCGCTAAAGAGGAGAAGAAAACATACGAAATTATTTTACAAGTATTACATAATAAAGAGCGTTCTTAG
- a CDS encoding AAA family ATPase has translation MRKNEEAVIVTFGNFKGGTGKTTNSTMIAYALSEIGYKVLLCDQDPQANATTLYLKTKALVSDEIVTFNKTLMAAIQEEDLGQIVTEVKENLYLLPSFSDFALYPRYLEKKFPSDTSLRVKYFSSLIQPLKEEYDFIFIDVPPTISIITDAALYASDFVVVVLQTQERSLQGAEVFTGYLQSLIDDYGANLDIIGILPVLLKNGAAVDLATLENAREVFGAENLFENVVNNMERLKRFDITGITNEDMHDRKVHKSYETIAKEFLNRLETELAEVSGVEQLIK, from the coding sequence ATGAGAAAAAATGAAGAAGCCGTTATAGTTACTTTCGGTAATTTTAAGGGAGGGACTGGTAAGACAACGAATAGTACAATGATAGCTTATGCGTTATCAGAAATTGGCTACAAGGTACTTTTGTGTGACCAGGACCCTCAAGCAAATGCAACAACATTGTACCTAAAAACAAAAGCGTTAGTGTCGGATGAAATCGTAACATTTAATAAAACGTTAATGGCGGCGATTCAGGAAGAAGATTTAGGGCAGATTGTAACAGAGGTTAAAGAAAACTTGTATCTTTTACCGAGTTTTAGTGATTTTGCATTATACCCACGTTATCTTGAAAAAAAATTCCCTTCAGATACAAGTTTACGAGTTAAATACTTTTCTTCCCTGATACAACCTTTGAAAGAGGAGTATGATTTTATTTTTATTGATGTACCACCAACAATCTCTATTATTACCGACGCAGCTTTATATGCATCTGATTTTGTAGTGGTAGTGCTTCAAACACAGGAAAGAAGCTTACAAGGTGCGGAAGTGTTTACAGGATACTTACAATCATTAATTGATGATTATGGTGCAAATCTTGATATCATTGGAATCTTACCTGTTCTTCTTAAAAATGGAGCAGCAGTAGATTTGGCAACTTTAGAAAATGCACGTGAAGTATTTGGTGCAGAAAACTTATTTGAAAATGTTGTAAATAATATGGAACGTTTAAAACGATTTGATATAACAGGTATAACAAATGAAGATATGCACGATCGAAAAGTGCATAAAAGTTATGAAACAATTGCTAAGGAGTTTTTAAATCGCCTTGAAACAGAACTAGCGGAGGTGAGTGGAGTTGAGCAACTTATTAAATAA
- a CDS encoding acyl-CoA thioesterase, with the protein METKFCRESRVLRSSRVFPNDFNNHNTLFGGRLLSDMDQVASITAAKHSRRECVTVSVDGVEFLHPIRPQESVCFESFVIWTKRSSLEIFIKVHAEDLRTGQSKIAAISYFTFVALDENKKPTPVPKVIPETAEEKYLHERAKYRAALRSEKIEVNKEIISYLKEHGTSPKVIMDYSEGEC; encoded by the coding sequence ATGGAAACTAAGTTTTGTAGAGAATCACGTGTACTACGTTCAAGTAGGGTTTTTCCGAATGATTTTAATAACCATAATACGTTGTTCGGAGGACGTTTACTAAGCGATATGGATCAGGTTGCTTCCATCACAGCCGCAAAACATAGTAGACGAGAATGTGTAACAGTTTCAGTAGATGGAGTCGAATTTTTACATCCAATTCGTCCACAAGAGTCAGTGTGTTTTGAATCGTTTGTGATATGGACTAAAAGAAGCTCATTGGAGATTTTCATTAAAGTGCATGCAGAGGATTTACGTACAGGTCAATCAAAAATCGCAGCTATTTCATACTTCACCTTTGTAGCACTGGATGAAAATAAAAAGCCAACACCCGTGCCAAAAGTGATTCCAGAAACAGCTGAAGAAAAGTACCTACACGAACGAGCAAAATACCGAGCTGCCCTTCGTTCGGAAAAAATAGAAGTAAATAAAGAAATCATCTCCTATTTAAAGGAGCATGGCACATCTCCTAAAGTAATTATGGATTATTCAGAAGGAGAATGTTAA
- a CDS encoding AbrB family transcriptional regulator — translation MLKVLVLSLIGGYIFSLLHIPIPWMLGPIVIVMLAQFVYKGPLKWSGQMRDIGVVMVGTVIGVQFNIDLFGMIGSIFFYMIMLNVILIGGSIGIAYLTSKWTKIPMKAAVLGAIPGGLGQIVMFAEEEKVEEIGVISYFQVIRLLLVVVFVPFIVAGHVVSKPPTDAKLTISLVLLIALAWVCSHLMKRIHLPVAFFITPIILLITLQLTTPIAMPQVPGIVMVIAQLLIGAHIGLMLKPHMIKLPVRVLVGGIVSAFALIALTFGSSFLMSFALETTFATSFLSTAPGGLDQMVLLADAVKAEVSLVSMFQTFRLLFIFIIIMPLMKMFYRWREKKEIVYNQDSSLIKS, via the coding sequence ATGTTAAAAGTATTGGTCTTATCTCTAATTGGCGGTTATATTTTTAGCCTGCTACACATCCCGATTCCATGGATGCTCGGCCCAATTGTTATCGTTATGTTAGCTCAATTTGTTTATAAAGGACCACTCAAATGGTCTGGTCAAATGCGTGATATCGGCGTCGTGATGGTCGGTACCGTAATCGGTGTACAATTTAACATCGACTTATTCGGCATGATAGGGTCAATCTTCTTTTACATGATCATGCTCAATGTTATTTTAATTGGAGGCTCCATCGGCATTGCCTATTTAACGAGTAAATGGACTAAAATTCCGATGAAAGCTGCTGTACTAGGGGCTATTCCAGGTGGTTTAGGTCAAATCGTGATGTTTGCGGAAGAAGAAAAGGTTGAAGAAATAGGGGTTATTTCTTATTTTCAAGTCATTCGGCTGTTACTAGTCGTTGTATTCGTACCCTTTATTGTTGCTGGGCATGTCGTAAGCAAACCGCCAACTGACGCTAAGCTCACGATTAGTTTAGTATTGTTAATTGCACTTGCGTGGGTATGTTCGCATCTGATGAAACGTATTCATTTGCCTGTCGCATTTTTCATCACACCAATTATTTTATTAATTACGTTGCAACTCACAACACCCATCGCAATGCCACAAGTACCTGGCATCGTCATGGTCATTGCACAACTGTTAATCGGCGCCCATATTGGTTTAATGCTCAAGCCACATATGATTAAGCTTCCAGTACGCGTCCTTGTAGGTGGCATTGTTAGTGCATTCGCGCTGATTGCCCTAACATTTGGCTCAAGTTTCTTAATGTCATTCGCATTAGAGACAACTTTTGCTACAAGCTTCCTAAGCACAGCACCAGGTGGCTTAGATCAAATGGTTTTATTAGCTGATGCAGTAAAAGCAGAAGTCTCGCTTGTTTCGATGTTCCAAACCTTCAGGCTACTGTTTATCTTTATTATCATTATGCCTTTGATGAAAATGTTTTACCGTTGGAGAGAAAAAAAGGAGATTGTCTATAATCAAGACAGCAGTCTAATAAAGTCTTAA
- a CDS encoding VOC family protein: MEKFIYAPEIAKLGHVALVSENLEKSLEFFRDTIGLEETEVVDGVHYLRAWGDFEHHTLSITAGETSYIDHIGWRTKRREDVATFAKLLEAAGTEVRYVQAGEEVAQGEAVRFELPSGHRFELYYDMEKTPADESRKSVLKNQTYKSWAKGVSPRRIDHVNLQTSHDNAEIVQYLKDALGFKLREYFVNPDDVQVASWLSVTNLVHDVAIMSTPRSKAPNEMHHIAYWLDNAQDLLRAADILCEADIQFVGPGKHGISQAMYIYVKDPGSGLRLEIFTNGYLIFEPDWEPVKWSYEEYLKNGSAYWGDRRRDDVDREAQVKELAKA, from the coding sequence ATGGAGAAATTTATTTACGCACCAGAAATTGCAAAATTAGGACACGTAGCTTTAGTTTCAGAAAATCTAGAAAAATCTTTAGAGTTCTTCCGCGATACAATTGGGTTAGAAGAAACAGAAGTTGTAGATGGCGTACACTACTTACGCGCTTGGGGCGACTTCGAACACCATACATTATCTATTACAGCTGGTGAAACATCTTACATTGATCATATCGGCTGGCGTACAAAACGTCGCGAGGACGTAGCAACTTTCGCAAAATTATTAGAGGCTGCTGGAACAGAAGTACGCTACGTACAAGCTGGCGAAGAAGTAGCACAAGGTGAAGCAGTCCGCTTCGAATTACCAAGTGGTCACCGCTTTGAACTTTACTACGATATGGAAAAAACACCTGCTGATGAATCACGTAAATCCGTGCTTAAAAATCAGACGTATAAATCTTGGGCGAAAGGTGTATCTCCACGCCGTATCGACCACGTAAACTTACAAACTTCTCACGATAACGCTGAGATTGTACAATATTTAAAAGATGCACTAGGTTTTAAATTGCGCGAATATTTCGTAAATCCGGATGACGTACAAGTAGCAAGCTGGTTATCAGTAACAAACTTAGTACATGACGTAGCAATTATGTCTACACCACGTTCAAAAGCGCCAAACGAAATGCACCATATCGCTTACTGGTTAGATAATGCACAAGATTTACTACGTGCTGCTGATATCTTATGTGAAGCAGATATTCAATTCGTAGGTCCTGGGAAACACGGAATTTCTCAAGCAATGTACATTTACGTAAAAGACCCAGGAAGCGGTTTACGTCTTGAAATCTTTACAAACGGATACTTAATCTTCGAGCCAGACTGGGAGCCAGTAAAATGGAGTTACGAAGAATATTTGAAAAACGGTTCTGCATACTGGGGTGACCGTCGTCGCGATGATGTAGATCGTGAAGCACAAGTAAAAGAATTAGCTAAAGCCTAA
- a CDS encoding acyl-CoA dehydrogenase family protein produces the protein MVTLVENKVLYEEIMEKAKRIGEAAELEALEADRNSTISPRIAEIIREEEIHRLILPKEFGYPQLDWRTFVDLVSKVGYYNLSASWLTYFFSAHNSWVCYYPKHIRDEVIHQGGFVADVFAPIGKVEPVEGGYTISGKYNFVSGINYCDWVGVGAMMKFEDSDKPERVGILLKVSDLEVVKTWDSLGLRGSGSNTLIVDNVFVKPDAILRFSKIIEKSQPPYEDFDQDYLYYNTPFYPGFYVGFAAMAVGGAERVVEEFEKHTAGRVRFSGVSEKDSPTSQRVLSELKLEMLSAKTLLNEYIKMMETDKGGPYEGAQYKAIRAKIIDKCTQIGVKALLTLGGHALLKGHPVELFTRDLMAIATHITSLYEDGILGYGRHLFGVQTNIQG, from the coding sequence ATGGTAACGCTAGTTGAAAATAAAGTGCTTTATGAAGAAATTATGGAAAAAGCGAAGCGTATCGGTGAAGCTGCAGAGTTAGAAGCACTTGAAGCTGATCGCAACTCAACAATTTCTCCACGTATTGCGGAAATTATCCGCGAGGAAGAAATCCATCGTTTAATTTTACCGAAAGAGTTTGGCTATCCACAATTGGATTGGCGTACGTTCGTTGATCTAGTAAGCAAGGTTGGTTACTATAACTTATCTGCTTCATGGTTAACATATTTCTTCTCAGCACATAACTCTTGGGTATGTTACTATCCAAAGCACATTCGCGATGAAGTCATTCATCAAGGCGGATTCGTGGCTGACGTATTTGCGCCAATCGGTAAAGTGGAACCAGTTGAAGGTGGCTATACGATTTCAGGTAAGTACAATTTTGTAAGCGGTATCAACTACTGTGATTGGGTTGGCGTTGGCGCAATGATGAAATTTGAAGATAGCGACAAGCCTGAGCGTGTAGGGATTTTATTAAAAGTTTCTGACTTAGAAGTTGTGAAAACATGGGATTCGCTTGGTCTTCGTGGATCAGGTAGTAATACATTAATCGTCGATAATGTGTTCGTTAAGCCTGATGCGATTTTGCGCTTTAGCAAAATTATCGAAAAGAGCCAACCACCGTATGAAGATTTCGATCAAGACTACTTATACTACAACACACCATTCTACCCTGGCTTCTATGTAGGGTTCGCAGCGATGGCTGTTGGTGGTGCAGAGCGAGTAGTTGAAGAATTTGAAAAGCATACAGCAGGTCGTGTACGCTTCTCTGGCGTAAGCGAAAAAGACTCTCCTACGAGCCAACGCGTGCTTTCGGAGTTAAAGCTTGAAATGCTTTCTGCTAAAACATTATTAAATGAATATATAAAGATGATGGAAACAGATAAAGGTGGCCCATATGAAGGTGCCCAATATAAAGCCATCCGTGCAAAAATTATTGATAAGTGTACGCAAATTGGCGTAAAAGCACTACTTACTTTAGGGGGACACGCATTATTAAAAGGTCACCCAGTCGAGCTATTCACTCGAGACTTAATGGCAATCGCGACACACATTACTTCTTTATATGAAGATGGCATTTTAGGTTACGGTAGACATTTGTTTGGTGTTCAAACAAACATTCAAGGGTAA
- a CDS encoding alpha/beta hydrolase: protein MTIFEGFHNSYVLANGVRTHYSWAGTEGPAVILLHGAGPGACGAAGWRFMLPALAKAGYRAYAIDQLSMGFTDARPHAWPVNGHQSLVDHVHDFIEALCLDEVSLIGNSQGAYVAAKYAIDHPEKVNKVVYIGSNTIYQAMQEVPARKLRSFLEVIGYDYTEESLRKFMYRNSTEDTVIPEELIQLRHQAATRPGVRESNQAFDAYLARMNEEPKLWDRYCIKDTLPKLKIPGLFIWGNQDAVAPVETGYKLEKLLPNIKFEYIENCGHQAQTDQPEIVNQLVIDFLAVENAEVVTAQ from the coding sequence ATGACGATTTTTGAAGGATTTCATAATAGCTACGTACTAGCAAATGGTGTACGTACACATTATTCGTGGGCTGGAACAGAAGGACCAGCAGTAATCTTACTACACGGTGCAGGACCGGGAGCTTGCGGCGCAGCAGGGTGGCGCTTTATGTTACCAGCGCTAGCAAAAGCGGGGTATCGCGCATACGCAATAGACCAATTATCAATGGGCTTCACAGATGCACGCCCTCATGCATGGCCAGTAAATGGTCACCAAAGCTTAGTAGATCATGTACATGATTTTATTGAAGCATTATGTCTAGATGAAGTATCACTTATCGGCAATTCACAGGGTGCTTACGTTGCAGCTAAATATGCAATCGACCATCCAGAAAAAGTGAATAAAGTCGTTTACATTGGCAGTAATACAATTTATCAAGCAATGCAAGAAGTACCTGCAAGAAAGCTACGTTCATTCTTAGAAGTGATTGGCTATGACTATACAGAAGAATCGTTACGCAAATTTATGTACCGTAATTCAACTGAAGACACAGTCATTCCTGAAGAATTAATTCAACTACGTCACCAAGCAGCAACTCGCCCAGGCGTAAGAGAATCAAATCAAGCGTTCGATGCTTACTTAGCAAGAATGAATGAAGAACCAAAGCTTTGGGATCGTTACTGCATTAAAGATACATTACCAAAATTAAAAATTCCTGGATTATTCATTTGGGGGAACCAAGATGCGGTTGCACCAGTTGAGACAGGTTATAAACTAGAGAAATTATTGCCGAACATTAAATTCGAATATATCGAAAACTGCGGTCACCAAGCACAAACGGACCAACCAGAAATCGTGAACCAACTTGTCATCGATTTTTTAGCAGTGGAAAACGCCGAAGTAGTTACAGCACAATAG
- a CDS encoding XylR N-terminal domain-containing protein, which yields MSQVAFNSSETKNILMSANAFQTLKNNLVNNMGSHKTKGFLFRFGKEFGMESAKNKLQNTNKTNPVGKSHSRLGHVKDVIFKGEIVRHPDGTIECIDTWGQWVESFEAEMHLKNYGLSNECVCHMLCGFASGALTYEFGESIIAIEYKCIAKGDPCCEFKVRLERDWLEEKEDLIYLYQNDNILTELEMTYDALLHHKQMLEKISMFQGQLTQKVTDKHSLDEIVYAAYELLNIPILIEDIHGNPLSKIGLTDMQLQVIQKDTVKLSHFDHEHNVSHYKGNSYWKLTAPVLINKKNYANCSFFYFDDERIDENDHLFLERISTVVALCILYEEAQFEEQQRLRSSLLERLIHNRNIKDIESYYKFLPFKFQPPFSTGIISVQKKKKNNEIIDIHDQLTQLFKLAKEAELPCIFAVLGEEIALLNPQNNNKQSWQKKILRIFQMMEKQNNNYKYSIGLSGTFNGFKDFERSLNEARIAQRFPNKKLLTDYEDLGLLGDIVKNMSIEQIHEMGKKTLKGLYDFDDPRKKELLYTLYVYLLNSQRLKETMDELTLSIGGVQYRIKQVEEQLQISLKNASAAAYTLLVIQALILSNSLSFDEFTK from the coding sequence GTGAGTCAAGTTGCCTTTAATTCTAGCGAAACAAAAAACATTTTAATGTCAGCAAATGCCTTCCAAACATTAAAAAATAATTTAGTAAACAACATGGGCTCTCATAAAACGAAAGGCTTTTTATTCCGATTTGGCAAAGAGTTTGGAATGGAGTCAGCAAAAAATAAGCTCCAAAATACAAACAAAACAAATCCTGTCGGTAAAAGCCACTCACGCTTAGGTCACGTAAAAGATGTTATTTTCAAGGGGGAAATTGTGCGTCATCCGGATGGGACAATTGAATGCATCGATACGTGGGGACAATGGGTAGAATCATTTGAAGCCGAAATGCATCTTAAAAATTACGGTTTATCAAATGAATGTGTTTGCCATATGTTATGTGGTTTTGCGAGTGGTGCATTGACATATGAGTTTGGCGAATCAATTATTGCCATCGAATATAAGTGCATCGCAAAAGGCGATCCTTGTTGCGAGTTTAAAGTGCGTTTGGAGCGCGATTGGCTCGAGGAAAAGGAGGATCTTATTTACCTTTATCAAAACGACAACATTTTAACTGAGCTTGAAATGACCTACGATGCACTTTTGCATCACAAGCAAATGCTCGAAAAAATTTCCATGTTTCAAGGTCAGCTCACACAAAAAGTAACAGACAAGCATTCATTGGATGAGATTGTGTACGCTGCGTATGAGCTGTTAAACATTCCAATTTTAATTGAGGATATACATGGTAATCCATTAAGTAAAATTGGTTTAACAGACATGCAGCTTCAAGTAATTCAAAAAGATACAGTAAAATTATCGCATTTTGACCATGAGCACAACGTTTCACATTACAAAGGAAATAGCTATTGGAAGTTGACGGCTCCTGTTCTTATTAATAAAAAGAACTATGCAAACTGTTCTTTTTTTTACTTCGATGACGAGCGTATAGATGAAAATGACCACTTATTTTTAGAACGGATTTCAACCGTTGTGGCGTTGTGTATTTTATACGAGGAAGCTCAGTTTGAAGAGCAACAACGTCTGCGAAGCTCATTATTAGAACGGTTAATTCATAATCGAAATATTAAAGATATCGAATCATACTATAAATTTTTACCGTTTAAGTTTCAGCCACCGTTTTCAACAGGCATTATTAGTGTGCAAAAGAAAAAGAAAAATAACGAAATTATTGATATTCATGACCAACTAACACAGTTATTTAAGTTGGCCAAAGAGGCGGAATTACCTTGTATTTTTGCGGTACTTGGGGAAGAAATTGCACTTCTTAATCCGCAAAATAACAATAAACAAAGCTGGCAAAAGAAAATTTTAAGGATTTTCCAAATGATGGAGAAACAAAATAACAATTATAAATATTCAATTGGGCTTAGCGGAACATTTAACGGTTTTAAGGACTTTGAACGTTCGCTAAATGAGGCGCGTATCGCACAACGCTTCCCAAACAAAAAGCTACTAACAGATTACGAGGACTTAGGACTGCTTGGCGATATCGTCAAAAATATGAGTATAGAACAGATCCATGAAATGGGGAAAAAGACGTTAAAAGGCCTATACGATTTCGACGATCCACGTAAAAAGGAATTGTTGTACACGCTTTACGTCTATTTATTAAACAGCCAGCGCTTAAAAGAAACGATGGATGAGTTGACGTTATCAATCGGTGGTGTCCAATACCGCATCAAACAAGTCGAAGAGCAGCTTCAAATTTCACTAAAAAATGCATCCGCTGCAGCGTATACTTTATTGGTTATTCAAGCGCTCATCCTATCAAATAGCTTAAGCTTTGATGAATTTACAAAATAA